The sequence TGGGGAAAGGGGAGCTGGTTCCTTTGAGGCCTAACGGGGGTTCCCTGCCTGGCAGCAGAGGAGAGGCTTGGAAGAAAACATGGCCCTGAGGCCAGGACTGTGTGGAAGGTGAGGCATGTGTGGCACAGAGAACCGGCCCTGGAGCACCCTTTTCCTGGAAGGCCCCCTGAGGGCCCTTTGCTGCAGCCAGGCGGGAAGGGCCCAGGTGTCCAGCTACCCAGCACCGCCTCAGGCATCCTGGCTCCGGGGAGGGGGGACAGCCTCTGCGCCTGCCGTTCCCAGCGCCAGCTCTCAGCCCACAGAGGGCTCTTTGTTCTGGCTGCCAGCAGTGCCCGCCGGGCGGCTGGGAACAGGGCCCACAGCCCTCACCCTCTCCTGAGGCCTCCAGCCGTCGGGCAGTGCCATTCTAGATTGGACAGGAGGCCCCTGGACACAGGGTCAGTGCAGGAAACCATCTCCCAGTACTGATGTCAAGGAGGGGAAGTCTATCCCGGGTACATACCCAGAGTGAAGTCTGGGGACCTGGGACTGAGCATCTGGGGATGCTGGTGCCACTGGGCTCTGAACTTGGGTCATCCAGATGATCCTTacttcacagatggggaaaccgagaCCCCAAAGGCTTGCCTGGATGGGTGTGCGTGTAAGAAATGCATTATGTGCTGGCTAGGGTGTCCCATCAGAACATGCTGGGAACTCAGGTGTCCGAGCTGGATCCCCCCAACGGCAGATCCCAGGGAGGCAGCAGGCAGAGCTGCATGTGCGGGTATGTCCCGAGTGGCCATCTGGGAGGTGTGCTATGGCTGCAGGCCTCGGGTAGGAGGCTGGGCCATAGGCCCAAGTAATGGGGCTAACCAGAGGGACCGGCTGCTCTGCAGACATCTGACTGTTGGTGTGAGACCAGTGCTCCTGGTGGTGTGCCCTGAGCCATGGAGGTGCCTTTGCAGACAGAGATGGTGGAGCTGGTGCCCAATGGCAAACACTCAGAGGGGCTGCTCCCAGTCATCACCCCTATGGCAGGCAACCAGAGGTGAGTACAAGAGGGACCCAGTGCTGGCTCaagacagggcagggcagggataCAGAGCAAAGGGCTGGAGCTGAGCCACCCACCCTGACCTGTGCCTACAGGGTCGAGGACCCCACAAGGAGCTGTATTGAGGGCAAGAGCTTCCTACAGAAAAGTCCCAGCAAGGAGCCACACTTCACCGACGTGAGCGGGGCAGCAACGGGTTGTTGGGGGACACTGTGGGGAACTTGGATGCAGTAATGAGGTGGTCTCTGGCAgcagtgggaggctgagggacagTCAGGGGGCATGCCGTGATGCCCCTGTCCCTTGCTgactcctcccacccttccccatcCCATTCTGGTGCCTGCAGTTCGAGGGGAAGACATCATTTGGGATGTCAGTGTTCAACCTCAGCAACGCCATCATGGGCAGCGGCATCCTCGGACTCGCCTATGCCATGGCCAATACGGGCATTATCCTTTTCCTGTGAGTGCCCTCAGAGAACCTTCTAAAGATAGGGGCCCTAAGCAAGTCACCAATCATGACCTCCCAGGACCTGCCAGTTCCCTGTCCTagcacccaggctgcagtgggtgGGCACTTCTTACACTAACAAACCATGCCTGAAAAAAACATCCACAGCCAAACAAATATACCTCACTGCCCAGTAAACCGACTGAGGTCACAACACAGGCCAGTCTTACAGGCCAGAGACTGTCCTTCTGCCACCTTACACATGATGGCCAAGCCCCATGGCCAGGCTTTGTGTGGGCACACGTGTCCTTTGCCTGGGGGCTCTGCCCTGAAGCCAGAATGGAACACATGTTTGTTTCAAGGACTCGAGAGGAGGAGGTGCTCAGAGGGCAGTCATAGGGACACTCTTGACTCAGAGGGCCCCTTCTGGTGTGTGTCCCACCCTGGATCAAACGGGGTGGTGTTCATCACCCCTGGGACCTGCTGAGCTTGCATCCATACCTGTTGGAAGTCCAGACACCCAGGTCACAGACCCTTCACCCCCAGGCCTCTCAGAGCCCCTCACCCTCTGCCAACTAGGGTAGCCCCCAGTGGCCTTTTTCTTCCATCTTCCCATGTGTCCCCAGGTTCCTGTTGACGGCTGTCGCCTTGCTCTCCAGCTACTCCATCCACCTGCTACTCAAGTCCTCAGGGGTCGTGGGTGAGCTTCACACCAGCCTGGAATGGGCGGGAGCTGGTGGGTAAACTGGGGCCAGTTCCTGACTTCTTGACCCTGCTGCCGCAGGCATCCGTGCCTATGAGCAGCTGGGCTACCGTGCCTTTGGGACCCCAGGAAAGCTGGCAGCAGCCCTGGCCATCACGCTCCAGAACATCGGAGGTGAGAGCAGTGGGCAGGGGCAGGCAGTAGGCAAGCAGACGGCCCCGAAAGCTGGCCGGTTGGGCTGACCCCAGCGCCTGCTCACCCCTCTCCCCACAGCCATGTCCAGCTACCTGTACATCATCAAGTCTGAGCTGCCACTTGTCATACAGACCTTCCTGAACCTGGAGGAGAAAACCTCGTGAGCcctggagtggggaggggaggagaggggtgcTGTACAATGAGGAGGGGTGGGGTAGGGGgctgggtgagggtgggggtgccAGGCTGGGCTAGTGGGAGAGACAAGACAAAGCAGACAAGAAGCTggtggaggtgggagagttgCCAGCAGAGCCAGCATTCAGTTCACACTCACTTGGGAAGCACCTAGGGGACCCCCCTCCAGAAGGGGCATGTGGGGCTAGGGGCAGGGTGCAGCTGAGAAAGCTGGGCCCCTCCTCACCCCGAACCCAGCCTGTGAGCATGGGAGGCTCAAGCTTAGCTCTAAGCACCTGCTATTCCTGACCATGGGGTTGCCCCCCCACCAAGAGATTAAGCCCAGGTGTCCCAGTTGCCTATCACTTTAGCCAGCATTGACTGGACTTCAAACGTGTTTTGTGGGACAGAGGGGACACAGTCAGGCCCTGCTCTTGTCAGCCCAGCCGAGCAAGCAGAGGGGCTGGGAGGTTGAGAGTAGCTCCGGCAAGAGGGAGAGCCGGAATTCTGCCCCTAGGGCCCTGGGCCTTTCCCAAGGAGTTGACCTCCAGGCTTGCCTTTGAGGACGGTCCTAGCCCTTATCCCCTTGTTTCCCCATGCCCCATATCCATTCCTGGTGGGTTAGAGGAGGGAGCAGGATGAGGCAATGCCAAGATGCCAGAAGGAACCGCAAGGAGTACAGGTTATTGCAAGTGCCTGAAACCCCCATGGAAAACACCACCTTCCTCTAGAACCAGgtcccttcctcccacccacctccATCCAAAGGCTGGACCCAGACCTGTGTGTCCTGAGAAAAGCAACAGCAGTGCCTATAATAGAGAGGGTACTGAGCATGAGCTGTGTGCCAGGCTGGAACCTTAGTTCTCACGTCACCCTGAAGGAGAGTACTGAGGACAcgcccttttttttcttcttttttttttttttttttttttttgagacggagtcttgctttgttgcccaggctggagtacagtggcgcaatctcggctcactgcaacctctgcctcctgggttcatgcgattctcctgcctcagcctcctgagtagctgggattataggcttgtgccaccatgcccggctaattttttttgtatttttagtagagacaggatttcaccatgttggtcaggctggtctcaaactcctgacctgatgatccacccaccttggcctcccaaagtgctgggattacaggcgtgaggaaGCACGCCCGGCCGGGCacgcccattttgcagatggggaaagtGAGACTCAGAGCTGTGGACAAACATTCTTCAGATGTCACTCACTGGCACCACTGGTAACTCcagcagagggaggcaggggcCCCATCCCAGGCTGAATGGATTCTGACCCTGGCTCCCGATTCCTGTCCCTGCAGGGACTGGTACATGAATGGGAACTACCTGGTGATCCTTGTTTCTGTCAtcatcattctgcccctggcacTGATGCGGCAGCTTGGTGAGTGTGGAAGGGTCAGAGCCTTGGAAGGGATGTCGGAGGCGTATACCATGGGAGGGGCCCCAGGTCTCAGAGTGCCCCCTCCACTTTGCAGGCTACCTGGGCTACTCCAGCGGCTTCTCTCTTAGCTGCATGATGTTCTTCCTAATTGCAGTGAGTCATCTTCCATGTTGGCCGAGAAAGCGGGCAGCGGGTCTCCCGGGGGAGTTCCCTGTCATCAGGAGGGGGCACGTGTCTCTGGGAAGCCTGGGCCAGAAGGCAGCTCTGCCAGTCCTGATCTAGATGTGGCTTCATGGTAACTTCCCAGGCAGCTCAGCCTGGCTCTGACACCCTCATCTCTCCCCACTCCAGGTCATCTACAAAAAGTTCCATGTGCCCTGCCCACTGCCCCCCAACTTCAACAACACCACAGGCAACTTCAGCCACATGGAGGTCGTGAAGGAGAAGGTGCAGCTGCAGATCGAGCCTGAGGCTGCAGCCTTTTGCACTCCCAGTTACTTCACGCTCAACTCACAGGTTCTGACAGGTCAGGGTGGGGCGGGGGCCCAGTGAGAGTGGGGGACTGCCTTGACAGCCTCATGCTTCCCCAGACAGCATACACCATCCCCATCATGGCCTTCGCCTTCGTCTGCCACCCCGAGGTGCTGCCCATCTATACCGAGCTCAAGGAGTAGGTATCTGTGGCTGGCAGCGGTGGGGGGGCTGCCCTGAGCTGGTTTGGGGAGAATGGATGTGGTCCTGAATGTGGAGAGGGGAGTGACAGGAGCCAAGTCACTTTATCTAAGATCTCCGGGGCAGCCATGAGAGGCGATTATGAGCAAGAAGGAGACTCCCTCAGCTGCTGAATGGTGAAAGTGTGGTGCCAGAGAGGGCTTGGGGCACATGGGGGTCTCCCAATGTTACCCAGCTTGTCACCAACACCCGTCCCCCACTTCCCCACAGCCCCTCCAAGAAGAAGATGCAGCACATCTCCAACCTGTCCATCACCGTCATGTACATCATGTACTTCCTGGCTGCCCTCTTTGGCTACCTCACCTTCTATGGTATGGTGGCACTGGTGGGCAGAGGCCTAGGCCAGGCTGGGGGGAAGGGACTGGTTGTGGCCATGGTGCCCTCCATACCGAGGCATGTGGTGCCTGGCTGTTCCTTGCTGCTGTGGAGGTGAGTCTGCATGCCAATCCCCACAGTGTTGGGGTCCCCCAGGCAGCTCAGATCCCACCTCCTTCCCGGGGCCACCTGCTGACCACCCTCCCTGCCTGCCACAGATGGGGTGGAGTCAGAGCTGCTGCACACCTACAGCAAAGTGGACCCATTTGACGTGCTGATCCTGTGTGTGCGTGTAGCCGTGCTGACAGCAGTCACGCTCACAGTGCCCATCGTTCTGTTCCCGGTGAGCTGGTGGGCAGGTGGCCAGACCAGTGGCGGGAGGGGCTGATGGGGCCAACAGGCTGATTATTCTTCCCACCTGTCCCCCAGGTGCGCCGCGCCATCCAGCAGATGCTGTTTCCGAACCAGGAGTTCAGCTGGCTGCGGCATGTGCTTATTGCTGTTGGCCTGCTCACTTGTATCAACCTGCTGGTCATCTTTGCCCCCAACATCCTGGGCATCTTTGGGGTCATCGGTGAGGGTCTGGCCCTGCTGTGGAAGCAGGGTATTGCCCCAGAGGAATTCACCTCTGCAAATCCTGGCAGATTCCTGAGCTTACACCCTACATTAAGTGGAGTGGCCATGTGCACAGTTTGGCCTCCCATCTGAGCTTTTGTCCATAGGCTATTCTAATCCCTTTTCGGGGCTCAGAGTCACTGAGTCAGTCCCCCATGCTGGAGGACAGGGGTGGACCCCAGGGATCAGAGGCCTCCTCAAAGGATCTCACTGGGTCTTGTCCACATTTCACATGTGAGGAAACTAAAGTTCAGAGTGATTAAAGGAGCAGCGGGGCCACACAGCTGGTGAATAGGAGCCTTGGGCTTGATTCAGCCCCAGGATCACTGCACTCCAAGTTTGGCGCTCCATCCACTGCCACATTCCAGATGGGGCTCTCAGCTGGTAGAGCAGACAATTCTGAAATATCTTTGGGGTGACCCAACTCAGAGGACTAATAAACTCTGCCAGGACTGACAGACAGACCTGGGGGCTGAGTATCATGGATATCATTGACAGCACTCTTCGTTCTCTATGTCCAAAATCTAACTCGAAATGAATTAAGCAGAAAGGAATTCACTGGCTCAAATAACAGAGAAGCCTTCAAGTATAGCTGTAGCCTGGAGCCCAATACCCTTAAGCCCtcatctctctccatctcttgactTGCCTTTCCTCATTGCTAGCTTCATTGGCTGACATTCTCCTGATACCGACATCACCAGCCTTCTATCCTCACGGATAGAGAACAAGGGGGAGAGGCTGATGGGCTAGAATCAGGCAGCACTCTCCAGTGGTCTCAACGTGAAACTCCCTCAATAAGGAGTGTTTGATCTCATTGAAAAGTCCACCCCCGAATCTTAGTCAGTAGGAGGATATGAGCCAGCAGTGGCCATGTCTTGTTCTTTGCAGGTGCCACATCTGCCCCATGCCTCATCTTCATCTTCCCTGCCATCTTCTACTTCCGAATCATGCCCACGGAGAAGGAGCCTGCGAGATCCACCCCCAAAATCCTGGTGCGAGGGGCCTGGAGGCCGGTGGGCTGGTATGGGGCTAAGGGAACTGCCCTGACCTTGGACCTGACCCTGACTTCTGATCTCACAGGCCCTATGTTTTGCTGTGCTTGGCTTCTTGCTGATGACCATGAGCTTGAGCTTCATCATCATTGACTGGGCCTCAGGGACCAGCCGGCACGGAGGAAACCACTAGGGTGACCCTCATGCTGTTCTGTCTACTCACCCTAGCAGCCCTGCCCAGACTCTTCAGCCCCTGCTCCCATCCAGTGGCCAGTCGGGGGAGGAGAAAGACGCGATTAACACTGTGGCATTCAGCCAGGCCCCATGTCCTCTCTGTGGAAGGTTTTTGTTCAAGAGCCAGGACCAAGGCCCTTGGGCCACTATCCTGCTAGGCTCCAGAGCAGCAGGGGCTTCTTGAACTGGGAGCAGGGTGGGGCTGTCGCCTTAGATCCCACCCAAGCCCCTCATTCCCTCCTTGCACAGATGCGTACACTAGggcccagcagctgcctcctgagGAGATACAGCCTGTAGAAACATACAGAGCTGGAATCGGCCTAGAGCCATTCCCCTACCCTGCTGCTAGGCCACGGTCTGTGCCCTGGGGCCTCATCTCCCCAGCCCACttgtttttcccccttttattCCCTAGGCCCTTTTCAGACACTTGGGCCCTTGGATACTCTTCTCCCACCCCCCTTCACAGGATGGCACCCTCCCATACCCCATAGCTGGGACCAGCAGGTTCTGCTGAGGGTAGGGCTGGTGTAGCTATCCCCAAGAGACCCCTGCCCTGTCCCTTCACCAGTCCTGGGGAGGCTGGGACTCCCCCTGCCACAAGCCTGGGCCACAGCTCACATTCCACTGCTGGGAGAAGAGACAGGCCGAGGCCCAGAGTGGCCTGCCCCCGGGAGCCAAAGACCCCAGTGGCCACACTGGGACAGGGTGGGGAGGCTGGCAGCcctcttttataaatattatacataagACCAGCTGTGTTTTCTATTCTTGGTCTCCATGGTCCCTGGATTCCTGGAAAGTGAGGTAGGGGCCAGAACATGGATGGTGATGGCGGGCTCCCGTCTCTTTGTCCGGGATGAGGGTGGGGACAGGGCAagtcccccacccccccaccccctgcctcccAAACTAACCAGTGGCACACTCAGACCCAGCTctgggcctgggccaggctcagcACAGACCTGCTTTCTCACggggtgaggtggggaggaaTTAATGAGGCCCCAGGAAGTGGGACAGAGAGAGGCCTCCGGAAGGAGGCAACGTGAGGTGCATCCCCAGCAGCTTCAGGGAGGGTCTGAGCTGGGGGCAGCTGAGCCCTGAGGGAGCCCCAGGAAgggcccccttccctcccctagctcccagGCTGCCATGTCAACTCTCTGTCAATGCCCTGAGTCTTGGGGACAAAAGTCCAGGAATCCTGTGCCCTGTTGGGCTGATCTTTTTATTAACAGTAAAATCCACTGTGAATAAAGTAGGTTAGTAGTCCCTGTGTGGGGGGACCCAAATGGCAAAGGGAGGCGGGAGTCCAAG is a genomic window of Macaca mulatta isolate MMU2019108-1 chromosome 2, T2T-MMU8v2.0, whole genome shotgun sequence containing:
- the SLC38A3 gene encoding sodium-coupled neutral amino acid transporter 3 isoform X1, which translates into the protein MEVPLQTEMVELVPNGKHSEGLLPVITPMAGNQRVEDPTRSCIEGKSFLQKSPSKEPHFTDFEGKTSFGMSVFNLSNAIMGSGILGLAYAMANTGIILFLFLLTAVALLSSYSIHLLLKSSGVVGIRAYEQLGYRAFGTPGKLAAALAITLQNIGAMSSYLYIIKSELPLVIQTFLNLEEKTSDWYMNGNYLVILVSVIIILPLALMRQLGYLGYSSGFSLSCMMFFLIAVIYKKFHVPCPLPPNFNNTTGNFSHMEVVKEKVQLQIEPEAAAFCTPSYFTLNSQTAYTIPIMAFAFVCHPEVLPIYTELKDPSKKKMQHISNLSITVMYIMYFLAALFGYLTFYDGVESELLHTYSKVDPFDVLILCVRVAVLTAVTLTVPIVLFPVRRAIQQMLFPNQEFSWLRHVLIAVGLLTCINLLVIFAPNILGIFGVIGEGLALLWKQVGGYEPAVAMSCSLQVPHLPHASSSSSLPSSTSESCPRRRSLRDPPPKSWPYVLLCLASC
- the SLC38A3 gene encoding sodium-coupled neutral amino acid transporter 3; the encoded protein is MEVPLQTEMVELVPNGKHSEGLLPVITPMAGNQRVEDPTRSCIEGKSFLQKSPSKEPHFTDFEGKTSFGMSVFNLSNAIMGSGILGLAYAMANTGIILFLFLLTAVALLSSYSIHLLLKSSGVVGIRAYEQLGYRAFGTPGKLAAALAITLQNIGAMSSYLYIIKSELPLVIQTFLNLEEKTSDWYMNGNYLVILVSVIIILPLALMRQLGYLGYSSGFSLSCMMFFLIAVIYKKFHVPCPLPPNFNNTTGNFSHMEVVKEKVQLQIEPEAAAFCTPSYFTLNSQTAYTIPIMAFAFVCHPEVLPIYTELKDPSKKKMQHISNLSITVMYIMYFLAALFGYLTFYDGVESELLHTYSKVDPFDVLILCVRVAVLTAVTLTVPIVLFPVRRAIQQMLFPNQEFSWLRHVLIAVGLLTCINLLVIFAPNILGIFGVIGATSAPCLIFIFPAIFYFRIMPTEKEPARSTPKILALCFAVLGFLLMTMSLSFIIIDWASGTSRHGGNH